The Brevundimonas vesicularis genome includes the window TCGCCGCCTGCGCGCCTTCGAACGCGACACCGGCCCGTCGACCCAGGAAGCCTTCGGCAAGATCGAGACCTCCCTGGGCGCGCTGACCGGGCGCCTGTACGACATCGAGGAACGCCAGCGTCTGGGCGTCAGCGATCTGCGCGAGCGGATGGAGGCGGTCGAGAAGGCCGCCGGCCCCGGCGTCGGCACGGAAATGCTGGCCCAGGTCAGCGCGCGTCTGGACGAGGCCCAGAACCGTACGACCGAAGCTCTGAAGACGCTGGAACGCTCGTTCGCCGCGCTGGACCAGCGGATGCGGACGGCCGAAAGCCGCGTCGAGCCGGAAGGCGCGCGAGACCTGGCCCGTTTCGAGAAACTGGCCGAAAGCCTGTCGCGTCAGATCGACAACAATCGCGCCGAGATGATGCAGCGTCTGGACGCCGCCGAAACCGGCGCGCGCATCGACCGTATCGAACGCGCCGTCCAGGCGGTCGGCGATCAGTTGAAGGCGTCCGAAGAGAAGGGCGCCATCGGCCTTGAGGCCATGGGCCGCGAGGTCCTGCGCATCGCCCGCAACCTGAATGCGCGCGTCAAGAAGGTCGAGACGGACAACGACGGTCGCACCGACGCCGTCGCCCGCGCCGCCGCCGACGTCGTCAGCCAGACCATCGAAACCGAGGTCGCCCGCCGCGCCGCGCGTCTGGACCAGGAGTTCGCCCGCCACGTCGACCGCGTCGACCAACGTCTGACCGCCAGCGACGATCGCCACGCCATCGCCCTGGAGAAGCTGGGCGGCGAGATCACCCGCATCTCGGACCAGCTGAGCGATCGCATCGCCCAGTCCGAACGCCGCTCGCAGCAGGCGCTGGAAGACATCGGCCGACGCCTGTCGGAAAGCTCGGACAAGATCGAGCAGCGCTACGACCGCGCCTCCGGCGAACTGGCCGAGCGGATGCGTCTCAGCGAGGAGCGCACCGCCCGTCTGCTGGCCGAGGCCCGCGAAAGCATCGACGCCCGCGCGCCGACGCCGATCCGCGACAAGCCGCTGGACAATGAGCCGGCGTGGACCCCGGCGCGACAGGTGCTGGAACGCGCCGCCTCGGCGACCATACAGGCGCCGATCCAGTCCGCATCCATCGAAGGCGACTGGCGCGCCGCCGCCTTCCCCGATGAGACCTTCACCGACCAGGACGCCTGGTCCAGCGATCCGGTGACGCCCGAAGTCGCGACCGCTGCGCCCTTCCCGTCGGCGCCCGTCGTCCAGACCGAGGCCGAGCCCGCCGAGGCGCTGGCCGACGAAATGCCGATGCGCCAGGTCGATCCCGACGGCGTCGAACCCATCATTCAGCCCTTTAGCGGTTTCGGCGGCGCCGACGTCGAGGACGCGCTGGAAGCGACGTCGCCGGGCTTCTCGACCGCACCGGCCGAAAAGCGTGACGCCGCTGTCCTGGACGCGGACGACGACGATTTCGGCGGCGAGACCGAGTTCGTGGATCCGCGCCGGCTGCGCTCCAGCATGGAAGCCGCCGCTGCGGCCGGCCGCGCCGCCTCGACCCGCAGCACCATTGACGCCGCCCGCGCCGCAATCACCGCGCCGGCCGAGCCGGAACCTGCGCCCCGGTCGGGCTTCGGCCTGAAGCGCGGCGGCAAGTCCAAGCTGCAGGAACGGCTGGACCGGCAGGCGTCAAAGGAAGGATCGACGGTCAAGAAGGCCTTTCTGGCTTCGGTTACGGCGGTCGCCCTGACCGGGGGCGTCTATGGCTATCTGTCCCTGACCGACGGCGGTGCGCCGGACTTCGAGATGCCCAGCTTCGGCGGCGGCTCGACGACAAACGGCGCCGTGCCGCTGGCCGCGTCGGCGGTGACGCCGACCGGCCCGAAAGCGACCTTCGACATCGGCGGCCCCGGCGCGGCGGACTATGAGGCGGCGATCGGCAAGCTGGAGGCCGGCGACAACTCTGGCCTGGACGGCATGAAGCGCGCCGCCAACCTGGGCTACGCCCCCGCCCAGACCTATCTGGGTCAGCTGTATCTGGACGGCGCCAATGGCGTGCCCGCCGATCCGGCCCAAAGCCGTCAGTGGGGGCGTCGCGCGGCCGAGGGCGGCGATCCGCGCGGGATGCATCTGTACGGGATGCAGCTCTATGAAGGCGACGGCGGCGCGACCAATCAGGCCGAGGCCCTGACCTGGCTGCTGAACGCGGCCGAGCGCGGTCTGCCGGACAGCCAGTACAATGTCGCGCGCATCTATGAGACCGGCGCCGACGGCGTGGCCAAGAATCCGACCGAAGCGCTGAAATGGTACATGATCGCCGCGCGCGGCGGGGATGCGGAGGCCCAGGCCGCCGTGACGCGCCTGCGCCCGACGGCCAGCGCCACGGCCCAGCGCGCGGCCCGCACCGCCGCCGACGCCTTTGTGGCCCAGTCGCAGAGTCAGTCGCAGGCCCAAACCCAGGCGACAGGCTAGATTCCTAGGCGCCGGGCGGCTATCGGTCGCCCGGTCGTCCCCGACCTCGCCCGCCTGACGGCGATTCTTGTGTCCGCTCCAGCCGAAGGCGCGTCCTTTGGACATCTATCTGCCGATCGCCGAGGTTTCGGTGAACTGGCCGACCCTGGTGATCCTGGGGGCGGTGGTTGGATTCGTGTCCGGCCTGTTCGGCATCGGCGGCGGCTTCCTGATGGCGCCGATCCTGGTCTTCCTGGGCATCCCCCCGACCGTCGCCGTCGCCAGCCAGGCCAGCCACGTCGTGGCCTCCTCGACGTCGGGCGTCATCCGCTATGCCGGGGCGGGTTCGGTCGATTTCAAGATGGGATCGGTGATGGCGGCCGGCGGCGCGGCCGGCGCCCTGGCGGGGGTCGAGCTGTTTCGCTACCTGCGCCTGCTGGGCCAGGCCGATCTGGTCGTGGCCCTGTCCTATCTCGTCTTCCTGGGCGCGATCGGCATTCTGATGCTGAACGAAAGCCTGACCGAAATCCTGCGCCGCCGCCGGGGCCTGCCCGCGCCGCACAAGCAGCGTCGGCGGCCGATGTGGCTGTATGGTCTGCCGCTGAAGATGAAATTCCCCAAGTCGGGCCTCTATATCAGCGCCTTGCCGCCGTTCGGCCTAGGCGTCTTCGCAGGCGTCCTCTCGGCCATCATGGGGGTGGGCGGCGGCTTCATCCTGGTGCCGGCCATGCTCTATATCCTGCGCATGCGGGCGGGCGCGGTGGTGGGCACCAGCCTGTTCCAGATCATCATCACCACCGCCATCACCACCATTCTTCAGGCCGGGCGTAACCAGACGGTCGACATCGTCCTGTCCACCATCCTGCTGCTGGGCGGCGTGGTGGGCGCCCAGATCGGCGCGCGCTTCGCCGGGCGGTTCCGCGCCGAGGAGTTGCGCGCGGCGCTGGGCCTGATCGTTCTGCTGGTCGGGATACAGATGGGGCTGGATTTGTTCGTGCGGCCCAACGACATCTTCATGATCGCGCCGGGGATCGCCGACTGATGCAGGCGCTTCCTCCTCCTCCGCCCCCCGTCGCGGCCCCGCCGCTCGATCGGTCCGAAGCGACGACCGGCGACCTGCGCGTCGCCGCCGCCCTGACCGACGCCCAGGTCCGGGTCGATAGCAGTTTCCGGGGCGCGTCCATCGTCCTGTACGGCGCGGTGTTCAATCCGACGCCCGAACCTGCGGACGTCGTGGTCGTGGTGCGGGGGCCGGACGCGCCGATCCGCCTGGTCAAGAAGACGCGCACGTCCGGTGTCTGGCTGAACAGCCGGCCCGTGCTGTTCGAGGGTGCGCCCGGCTTCTACATGACCGCCTCAACGCGCCCGCTCAGCGACATCGCGGACTTCGGCCAGCTGCGCCGGCTGGGCGTCGGCGTCGATCACCTGCGCATCGATGCACCGGAGGAAAGCCGCACCGTCACCCGCTACGGCGTGCGCGATGTGGTCGTCAGCCGTCTGGGCGACGACTATCTGGATTGGCGCCGCGCGGTGATCCGGCTGAAGGAGGCCGCCGCCCTCTACGACACCGATTCCGAAGGGGTCGAGTTCGTTGACCGGGGTCTGTTCCGCGCTGAGGTCAAGCTGCCGACCGTCGCGCCCACCGGCAAATACTACGCCGAAGTCTGGCTGTTTCAGGACGGCGAGCCGCAGTCGGTGTCGAACCTGACGCTGACGGTCGAGAAGGTCGGGCTGGAGCGCGACATCTATGAGTTCGCGCACCGTCGGCCGTGGCTGTACGGCGTGCTGTGCGTCGTGCTGGCCGCCCTGACCGGCTATGGCGCCTCGCGCATCTTCAGCCGGCGGAGCTGAAGCCCAGCTCGGCGCGCAGGCCCTCGGCCGTCCATCCGCCGGCCCTCAGCTCGGCCAGGGTGATCGATCGATCGCGCTTGGCGTAGCGCCGCCCTTCCGGCCCTAATAGCAAGGTGTGATGACGATAGGTCGGCGCCGGCCAGCCCATCAGGGTCTGGATCAGCCGCTGCACGTGCGTGGCTTCGAACAGGTCCTGGCCCCGGATCACATGGGTGATCCCCTGCAAGGCGTCGTCATGGGTCACGGCCAGATGATAGGCGACGCCCTTATCCTTGCGCGCCAGGACCACATCGCCTGCCGTCTCGGGATCGACGGCGATGACGCCGGTTTCGCCGTTCGGACCCTGGCCATCCTCGACGAAACTCAGGCCGTTCCAGGTCGCCTCGCCCAAGGCCTCTCGCGCCCGATCCAGCGACAGCCGCCATGCGAACGGAGCGCCCGAGGCCAGCAGATGCGCCTCCTCGTCGGCTGAATGCGGACCAGGCCTCGCCGCTTCCATCGCCCCGTGCGGCGCGTCGCCGATGGCGTTCAGGATCTCCTTGCGCGTGCGAAAACACCGATAGAGCAGGCCTCGCGCCCGCAGAATCTCGATCGCGGCGGCATACTCGGCCAGATGATCGGACTGGCGCCGGACCGGCGTCTCCCAATCCAGACCCAGCCAAGCTGAGTCCTCCAGAATGCCCACCTCATATTCCGGCCGGCATCGCGTCGGATCGATATCCTCAATGCGCAACACGAACCGCCCGCCCGCCGCCTTCGCCGCCGTCCAGGCGGTCAGGGCCGAAAAAGCGTGGCCCTTGTGCAGACGGCCGGTAGGCGAGGGGGCGAAGCGGGTGGCGAACATCACGACGCTCCTTAGCGGTTTGCGGCCCTCAACGGCGCCCCCGCTCTTTCCGACAAGCGCGGCGGGCCGTAAGCATGGCGTATGCCGCTCGCACCCACGCCTGATGATATCGCTACCGCGCGCCGGGTGCTGGTCGCCGCCGATCCGGCGCTCGTGCGCGTGGATGCGCAGACGCCGCCGCTGAAATGGCGGCTGCGGGTGGGCGGGTTCGAAGGCTTGTTCCGCATGATCGTAGAGCAGCAGGTGTCGGTGGCCTCGGCCGCTTCGGTCTGGGCGCGGCTGCGCGAAGGCATGGGCGGCATCACGCCCGAGCTGTTGCTGGCGCACGATCTGGATCAGCTGCGCGGCATGGGTCTGTCGCGGCAGAAGGCGACCTACTGTCAGGGGATCGCGCGGGCGCAGATCGCGGGCGAGATCGATCTGGAGCATCTGGCCAACCTGGATGACGAGGCCGCGATCGCCTCCCTGACGGCGCTGAAGGGCGTCGGCCTGTGGACGGCCGAGGCCTATCTGATGATGTGCGAGGGGCGGCTGGATGTCTTCCCGGGCGGCGACGTGGCCTTGCAGGAGGCGATCCGTTGGGCGGACGGCGCAGAAGTGCGGCCCGATCAGAAGGGCGCCTATGCCCGCGCCGAGATCTGGCGGCCCTATCGTGCGGTCGCCACTCATCTTCTGTGGGCCTGGTATACGGGCGTGAAGCGCGGCGAGATCGCGCTGGATGCGCCGGCGTGACCCCGCTCGATCCTGCTCTGACCGAACCGCTGCGCAATCCGCAGACCGTGTTGACCGCGCTGGATTTCGCCGGCGTGGCGGTGTTCGCCGCCACCGGCGCCCTGGCCGCCGCGCGCGAGAAGCACGACGTGGTCACCTTCGCCTTCTTCGGCGCCATCACCGGCGTGGGCGGCGGGACGCTGCGTGACCTGTTGCTCGGCCTGCCGGTCTTCTGGGTGCAGGACTGGCGCTATCTGGCGGTCTGCCTTTTCGCCTCGACGGCCCTGTGGCTGGTGGGGCAGCGCGACTGGCGGTTTCGCGCCCTGCTGTGGCTGGATGCCGTGGGTCTTGCGGCCTATGGCGTGATGGGGGCGGCAAAGGCCGAGGCGGCCGGGGCGCCGGCATTGATCTGCATCGTCATGGGCACGCTGACGGCCTGTTTCGGCGGGGTGGTGCGCGACACCCTGGCGGGTCAGCCGTCGATCCTGCTGCGGCGAGAGATCAACGTCACGGCCGCGATCCTGGCGGCGACGGTCTATATGGTGCTAAGGGCGCCGGGCGTCGGCGTCTGGCCTGCCGCCATCGTTGCGGCGTTGTCGGGCTTCCTGCTGCGCGCAGCCGCCTTGCGCTGGGGCTGGACCCTGCCGGGGTTCCCGACCCACGCGCGACGGGTCTGAGGCAGGACGTCACGAAAACGCTGCACACTGGTCATGGCGATGATCGGGAATCAGGGGTAGGCTGATCTCACAAGACTAGGGAAGGAGACGTGTCCTCACCTCTGTCGCCTCAAAATCCCCCCGTCCGCGCGGGAGGGCCTGATGCAGGTTCTCCATCGACCACCCTCCGGCTTCCCCGCCCTGGTGTTGAACGCCGACTTCCGGCCGCTGTCCTATTATCCGCTGTCGCTGTGGCCGTGGGAGGAGGCGGTCAAGGCGGTCTATCAGGACCGCGTGGACGTGGTGTCCCTGTATGACAAGGTCGTCCGCTCGCCGTCGATGGAGATGCAGCTTCCCAGCGTGATTGCGCTGCGCAGCTATGTAGATCAGGACCGCAGCCCCGCCTTCACCCGCTTCAACGTCTTTCTGCGCGACGGTTTCGCCTGTCAGTACTGCGGTCAGTCGGCTGAGTTGACCTTCGACCACGTCATCCCGCGCTCACAGGGCGGACGCACGACCTGGGACAATATCGTCGCGGCCTGCAGCCCCTGCAACTTGGCCAAGGGCGGGCGAACGCCGCGCCAGGCCATGATGCCGATCCGCCGCGAACCCTATCGCCCCAACGCCTGGCAGCTTCAGGACGCCGGCCGACGCTTCCCGCCGCACTATCTGCACCAGAGCTGGCTGGACTACCTCTATTGGGACATCGAGCTGGAGCCCTAGGGGCGCAGGACGGCGACGCCCGGGCGGCTGGTTTCGGCGCGGCGACGGCGCAGGCGGCGATCCAGCCGATCGATTTCGGCCAGGGTCATGTCCGGATGGCGGCGGAAGGCTTGGCGCAACTGTTCGATCCGGCCGGGCGCCCAGGCGGCGACGACGCCGGCCGCGCCCGCCAGGAAATCGATGACGGAGACGCTGCGGCCGGTCAGGCCCTGAAGCAATTCGGCGCCGAAGGCGGCGGCGATGACATAGAGGGCCAGGTCGTCGCGGCGCTGGTTCGGCGCGATCAGGAACAGGCCGCTGGCCACGCCATAGAAGGCGATGACGTGGGCGGCCTTGTCGTTCAGCCCGAAGACCTGTTCCAGACCCTGGAACGGTCCCAGCATCAGGACGGCCATGCCCAGCGCCGCCAGGGCGAAGCCGAGGCGGGCGGCCATAACGATGCGGCGGGGCGTGAGCATGAGGCGGGTGTCCGTAACCTTGATCCGCCGTCATCCTGCATCGCCGTCCGCCAAGATGCGGTGAAGCGACGTGCTGAACGCTTTACGAACAACTTATCGCAGGATCGCCCAATCCAGAGCGTGGACACGGTCTCGTCCCAGGGCGGCGGCCATAGGAGGGGCGGCGAACAGGTCGGCGATGGCGGGATCGAGCACGTTCAGTCCGCCGGTGAAGGCCCCGAAGGCCGGCAGGACGATCCGCGATCCGTCCGTGACGAAGCAAGGACGGCGCACGCCGCGCCCATAGGCGGCGATCTTGGCGGCGGGATGCAGGTGGCCCGCGACCTCGCCGCGCCGGTCCTCGTCGGCCGTCAGCGCCTCCGGCTCGTGGGTCAGGCGCAACGCGCCGAGGATCATATCGCCGACGATCCGGCCGGGCAGGCGGGACGCCGTGTCCGCATCGCGAGCCATGCTGCGATTCAGGGCCTCGCGGTCGTGATTGCCTTCCAGCCACAGCCAGTCGCGCCCGGCCGCCAGCCGGTCCAGCCGCGCCCGGTCGTCGGCCGCCATGCGGGGAATGGCCTTGGTGTCATGGAAGCTGTCGCCCAGCAGCACGACCACGGCCGGGTTCAGTTCGACGATCTCGGCTTCCAGCCTGTCCAGCGTGGCGCGGCTGTCATAGGGCGGCAGAAGTTGGCCGCGCACCGCGAAGGCAGAGCCCTTTTCCAGATGCAGGTCTGCGACGATCAGGGTGCGGTGTGCCGGAACCCACATCGCGCCGGAACAGCGCAGCACGCAGGCCTCGCCCGCGATCCGCACGCTCAGCGAACCGCAGATCTTGCGGGCTGGGGACAGGGTCTGGCGCAGGGCGGCGTTCATGCGGCGGCCCCAGACTGGCTGGGCGGCTCGGCGTCGTCCATGACCTCGGCGATCAGTAGGTCGGCGCTTTCGTCCAGAATCATTTCGGCGGCGTCTCCGCTGACCCTTTCGCGTCCGATCTGGACCAGCACGGGCACGCAGAAGGGCGAGGCGCGGTTCAGAGGCTGATGGCGGATACGCCCCTCGATGCGCGCCAACATCTGGCCCAGGCGCGCCACGTCCAGCAGTCGGGACGCGGCGTCGGCGCGGGCGGTCTTCAGCAGCAGATGGTCGGGTTGGTGGCGGCGCAGCACGTCGTAGATCAGGTCGGTGGAGAAGGTCACCTGCCGGCCGGTCTTTTCGGCGCCGGGCTGGCGACGTTCGATCAAGCCCGAGATCAGGGCGCAATTGCGGAAGGATCGCTTCATCATGAAGCTTTCCTCCAGCCAGGCTTCCAGATCGTCGCCCAGCATGTCCGGCTGGAACAGGGCGTCCAGATCGATCGTGTCCATCGGCTTGATCGACCAGATCGCCAGCGAATAGTCGGTCACGACAAACCCCAGCGGCCCGACGCCCATCCGGTCCAGCCGCCGGGTCAGCAGCATGCACAGGGTGGTGTGGGCCAGATTGCCCTCGAACGGATAGGCCACAAGGAAATGCCGGCTGCCGCGCGGAAAGGTTTCGACCAGCATGGATTCGGCGTCGGGAATGACCGAGCGGGTTTCCTGCAACTCCAGCCATTCCTGCACGTCGGGCGGCAGGACGCGCCAGTGATCGCGATCATGGATCATGGTGCGCACCCGGTCGGCCAGCGAGGTCGACAGCGGGAACTTCGATCCGCCCCACGACGGAATCTTGGGGTCGCTGTCATTGGCGTGGGTGACCAGAGCGTCGGTCCCGGTGATGCCCTGAAACGCCCAGGTCTGGCCGGCGAACTGGAAGGTGTCGCCGGGTGTCAGCTGTTCGAAATACCACTCCTCGGCCTCGCCCACCTTGCGGCCGCCGATCAGCTGGCGCGAGGCGCCGCCGCGACGGCTGGCGACGCGGACATTCAGCGTTCCGGCCGAGACGATGGCCCCGACGTTCATGCGGTGGCGCTGGGCGATATGCTGGTTTCGGACCTTCCAGCGGCCGTCTTGCGTGCGCACTATGCGGGCGAACCGGTCATAGGTGCGCAGCGCATAGCTGCCGGTGGCGACGAAATCGACCACCTCCTCGAACTGCTCCCAGGTCAGTGCGCGATAGGGTCCGCAACCGGTGACCTCGTCATACAGGACCTGCATGTCGAACGGCTCGGAACAGGCGACGCCCATGACGTGCTGGGCCAGGGTGTCGAGCGTGCCGATATGGACCGGCTCCCAGTCGAAGGCGTTGTCGGCGACGGCCTCGCGCGCCGCCTGGCACTCCAGCATCTCGAACCGGCTGGCGGGCACCAAAAGCGCGCGCGACGGTTCGTCCAGCCGGTGATTGGCGCGGCCGATGCGCTGGACCAGGCGGCTGGAGCCCTTGGGCGCCGCCATCTGGATGACCAGATCCACGTCGCCCCAGTCGATGCCCAGATCCAGCGTCGATGTGCAGACCACGGCCCTGAGGTCGCCGCGCGCCATGGCCGCCTCGATCTTGCGCCGCTGCTCGGCCGCCAGCGAGCCGTGGTGCAGGCCGATGGGCAGATTATCGTCATTGATGGCCCAGAGCTGCTGGAACACGAACTCCGACTGCCAGCGGGTGTTGACGAAGATCAGGGCCAGGGTCGAACGCTGGATGGCGGCATAGACCTCTGGAATTGCGTGCTGGCCGGTGTGGCCGGCCCAAGGGACCTTGCCCTCTGAAATCAGCACGTCGATGACCGCCGGCGCCCCGGGGTCGCCGCGGACCAAGGCCACGTCAGCGGCGCCGGGCGAGGGACTGAGCCATCCCCGGATCAGATCGGGATCCTCGATGGTCGCGCTCAGACCCACCCGGCGCATGTCTGGGGCGAAGCTCTGCAGTCTCCCCAAACCCAGAGACAGCAGGTCCCCGCGCTTGCCGCTCCAGATCGCATGGACCTCGTCCAGAACGACGCATTTCAGATCGGCGA containing:
- a CDS encoding HNH endonuclease; the protein is MQVLHRPPSGFPALVLNADFRPLSYYPLSLWPWEEAVKAVYQDRVDVVSLYDKVVRSPSMEMQLPSVIALRSYVDQDRSPAFTRFNVFLRDGFACQYCGQSAELTFDHVIPRSQGGRTTWDNIVAACSPCNLAKGGRTPRQAMMPIRREPYRPNAWQLQDAGRRFPPHYLHQSWLDYLYWDIELEP
- the pdeM gene encoding ligase-associated DNA damage response endonuclease PdeM, with translation MNAALRQTLSPARKICGSLSVRIAGEACVLRCSGAMWVPAHRTLIVADLHLEKGSAFAVRGQLLPPYDSRATLDRLEAEIVELNPAVVVLLGDSFHDTKAIPRMAADDRARLDRLAAGRDWLWLEGNHDREALNRSMARDADTASRLPGRIVGDMILGALRLTHEPEALTADEDRRGEVAGHLHPAAKIAAYGRGVRRPCFVTDGSRIVLPAFGAFTGGLNVLDPAIADLFAAPPMAAALGRDRVHALDWAILR
- a CDS encoding TIGR02186 family protein, which encodes MQALPPPPPPVAAPPLDRSEATTGDLRVAAALTDAQVRVDSSFRGASIVLYGAVFNPTPEPADVVVVVRGPDAPIRLVKKTRTSGVWLNSRPVLFEGAPGFYMTASTRPLSDIADFGQLRRLGVGVDHLRIDAPEESRTVTRYGVRDVVVSRLGDDYLDWRRAVIRLKEAAALYDTDSEGVEFVDRGLFRAEVKLPTVAPTGKYYAEVWLFQDGEPQSVSNLTLTVEKVGLERDIYEFAHRRPWLYGVLCVVLAALTGYGASRIFSRRS
- the gluQRS gene encoding tRNA glutamyl-Q(34) synthetase GluQRS, with the translated sequence MMFATRFAPSPTGRLHKGHAFSALTAWTAAKAAGGRFVLRIEDIDPTRCRPEYEVGILEDSAWLGLDWETPVRRQSDHLAEYAAAIEILRARGLLYRCFRTRKEILNAIGDAPHGAMEAARPGPHSADEEAHLLASGAPFAWRLSLDRAREALGEATWNGLSFVEDGQGPNGETGVIAVDPETAGDVVLARKDKGVAYHLAVTHDDALQGITHVIRGQDLFEATHVQRLIQTLMGWPAPTYRHHTLLLGPEGRRYAKRDRSITLAELRAGGWTAEGLRAELGFSSAG
- a CDS encoding DNA-3-methyladenine glycosylase family protein, with product MPLAPTPDDIATARRVLVAADPALVRVDAQTPPLKWRLRVGGFEGLFRMIVEQQVSVASAASVWARLREGMGGITPELLLAHDLDQLRGMGLSRQKATYCQGIARAQIAGEIDLEHLANLDDEAAIASLTALKGVGLWTAEAYLMMCEGRLDVFPGGDVALQEAIRWADGAEVRPDQKGAYARAEIWRPYRAVATHLLWAWYTGVKRGEIALDAPA
- a CDS encoding ligase-associated DNA damage response DEXH box helicase gives rise to the protein MVAAGQAGRHALLVAPTGGGKTLAGFLPSLIELAERGPKPTTGPGSGVHTLYLSPLKALTTDVERNLMTPIRDIGLNIHVETRTGDTKQSKRQRQRDFPPDILLTTPEQLALFCAWEGARSYFADLKCVVLDEVHAIWSGKRGDLLSLGLGRLQSFAPDMRRVGLSATIEDPDLIRGWLSPSPGAADVALVRGDPGAPAVIDVLISEGKVPWAGHTGQHAIPEVYAAIQRSTLALIFVNTRWQSEFVFQQLWAINDDNLPIGLHHGSLAAEQRRKIEAAMARGDLRAVVCTSTLDLGIDWGDVDLVIQMAAPKGSSRLVQRIGRANHRLDEPSRALLVPASRFEMLECQAAREAVADNAFDWEPVHIGTLDTLAQHVMGVACSEPFDMQVLYDEVTGCGPYRALTWEQFEEVVDFVATGSYALRTYDRFARIVRTQDGRWKVRNQHIAQRHRMNVGAIVSAGTLNVRVASRRGGASRQLIGGRKVGEAEEWYFEQLTPGDTFQFAGQTWAFQGITGTDALVTHANDSDPKIPSWGGSKFPLSTSLADRVRTMIHDRDHWRVLPPDVQEWLELQETRSVIPDAESMLVETFPRGSRHFLVAYPFEGNLAHTTLCMLLTRRLDRMGVGPLGFVVTDYSLAIWSIKPMDTIDLDALFQPDMLGDDLEAWLEESFMMKRSFRNCALISGLIERRQPGAEKTGRQVTFSTDLIYDVLRRHQPDHLLLKTARADAASRLLDVARLGQMLARIEGRIRHQPLNRASPFCVPVLVQIGRERVSGDAAEMILDESADLLIAEVMDDAEPPSQSGAAA
- a CDS encoding sulfite exporter TauE/SafE family protein, yielding MDIYLPIAEVSVNWPTLVILGAVVGFVSGLFGIGGGFLMAPILVFLGIPPTVAVASQASHVVASSTSGVIRYAGAGSVDFKMGSVMAAGGAAGALAGVELFRYLRLLGQADLVVALSYLVFLGAIGILMLNESLTEILRRRRGLPAPHKQRRRPMWLYGLPLKMKFPKSGLYISALPPFGLGVFAGVLSAIMGVGGGFILVPAMLYILRMRAGAVVGTSLFQIIITTAITTILQAGRNQTVDIVLSTILLLGGVVGAQIGARFAGRFRAEELRAALGLIVLLVGIQMGLDLFVRPNDIFMIAPGIAD
- a CDS encoding trimeric intracellular cation channel family protein, whose product is MTPLDPALTEPLRNPQTVLTALDFAGVAVFAATGALAAAREKHDVVTFAFFGAITGVGGGTLRDLLLGLPVFWVQDWRYLAVCLFASTALWLVGQRDWRFRALLWLDAVGLAAYGVMGAAKAEAAGAPALICIVMGTLTACFGGVVRDTLAGQPSILLRREINVTAAILAATVYMVLRAPGVGVWPAAIVAALSGFLLRAAALRWGWTLPGFPTHARRV